From the Tigriopus californicus strain San Diego chromosome 4, Tcal_SD_v2.1, whole genome shotgun sequence genome, the window GGGTGGTTGGGTGGATGAGTGCGTgcgaaaaagtgtttttgtcaTGTGTGCATATGTGTGCGACgcgaggagagagagagaaagacagagaagAGTGTGGTCGAAATGGGCTAGTCTATAATTGAGCCTTGTTCAATGAGACTCTAGCGAGTGATCTGTTGTCCCTCCAATGActcttcattgttttttaaGGCAGTCACACCACTGCAAGCATAGCAAACGAATGATGCGATTAGCGAAGCGACCAAAAAAATAGCTCAAATTCTAGGAAATATGCTATGTACACGTTATAATTAAATTTGCCGCTCTTTCCATGAAATAACAAGCTTTAGGGATAGGTTGAGTTGAACATTAGGCACTAAAAATCAGATAGTATTAATCCAAGTTAATGTACTGGTGTGGTGATTGATGCTGACTAATTGCCACATCGAGCAGACGTTGGTGGAGATCGTGGCCGTATAAGCCGTATAAGTTAGATTGTCGTGCAATACACCCTAATCTCATAACTTCAAATGAGCGCTGTGCAAGTAAAGCAAGCAGACTGACCCATCCCTAACAAATGTACCTGGTTGTCCGTGTTCAGGAAGGAACTTATCAGCATTGCCAGGCTAACATTTTTAATATCAAATTTGGAATATTAGGCATTATTTTGAGGGATTTGGCATTGGATTTTATTTACAGCTGACATTATTGACATTATTTTGGgcacttgtttttgttgattctGCTCTCCTCACCGAAAAAAATATACGCGCCGACCAACCACTTTAATACACTCTTGACATTGCGGGCCGAAAAAATCTGGCAAGGCTGATCGCATCAGCTATCCTTTCCGCTTATTTGTTTAGTTTCTTTTAACTGACTGAATATGCACGTGAGCGTGTGAAAATTGACATGCCTAGGAAACGAAATATTATTCAGTACCAGAACAATACTGAAGATCTGTTAGTGAAGTTGGCACAGACAGAAGCTGCCCATCACAATTTAATTCAAGACTTTACATTTAGACTTTATGGAGTTCAAGTGCAGCAAGGACATTACTATCTGGGTTTTACTGACCAAGCTGGCAATCGGCGTTGGATTGACCCCAACCTTAGCATAAAGGAGGCTTTTATGTATGCACGGGAATGTTTAGATGGACAGGATGTTGTCCGGTTGAGCATTTGGACTCAACTTTGCTCAAAGTCAACTGTAAAAAGTGatgatttttgtatttgattaTTAGGGATGCTTGACTCCAACCACAGATCATAaaacgactagatgtcgcattggcccgacctcagtgcagaggaaaatggattttgtgtcaacaactctgtacagcaaaaaagaggagggtgactgcctgatcagtactaacgacctacaatcgctgggaATTGCTGGGCCTTCAACAAACGCTAgcagtgacaagctcactctgaatccaaccacgctggcggatgaaaaagtatgagtcactgtacaccaaaagttatgtaccagctgatgaaggcaagcattcgcatttttccttgcactatgcgaggtctagtcatttTATGGTCTGTGACCCAAACAAGACAAGACAACAGTGAATGGTAAGTTGTATTCAATGGTTTTTAAAAAGCAGACCTTTGCTCGCACAGTGAGAGTATTTAGTAGTTCTTAATAATTAAATTTAAACCTGGGtatggttgaaattgaaatttgaaaaagaaccataCCCAGGTTGAAGTGTTTTGATAACCCCATTTTCCCTCTAATGGCATGTTAGCTAATATGTCACCCCTAAACTTAAATCCACTGATTTCTAGGCCTCGATCGTTTATATTCCCAACTGACGATACCTCAGGCAAGGTAATCATGGTGCTCATACATAGTGCACACAACCCATGGTTTCCCATTCCACCGTCAGTCGAAAATCATGTTAATCCAAGCTTGGGTTAAAACGTGCCGTGAAATGAGAGCAATCAATTAACAATGACTTTTAAGTACCAACATTCACGTGAAGCTTTCCTCGCAAAGACACCACACTAAATACCCTCTAGGACGGGAGCTGATAACAGGTCTGTTCATTATGGTCCATTCTCTAATGAccacaataaccaagatttccACCATGTTTTGCATTGCGTTTTTATCACATTTTACACTCTCAAACATATCTTTCTTGACCCTATATAATGGTTATATTTGACCTATAATGCTGATTTGGAATTATGCTAAAATACCTTTTGGGCTCCTGACTGCGGAAAATGTTGATAGTCTGGCAAGCTCCAAAGTTTGTTGCAAAGCATACTAATTAATGATaaaaaaccatcaaaaaacaacggaatcatcggcccatacctggaggttcttggccggttattagtcagccctcggccgacacacacgcccataatcggtcctctacgtacatacacccttgagaccccagcctccagaccagccagccactctTGGCTactcttttgtccatttcccACCCGCCAATTTTAACCATGAAAGCCATATCAGTcagatctcaacggaccgagtcctacccactcactgactcattactttaaagttACCCATGACtatcaccttccctgtgaaatgccgtctgttcttgtgggtgggtccttatttgttctataaaactaaactctttttagtcaatgccatctgtaatgttaactgcatatagATATctaaattgtctttatcatgtttaatgctctacctatatttgtgtttacgtttctgacatgacctcaTATATTGTTGTCATAGTTCAACCcatactcggctattaaatagtttattatactcttggagaactgttgtccatttattcacaattataatgagttggaaaattggtcgggttttcgtttccaagcAATTGGTTTGTgagttatagtcaaaatgaatttcgaaaacctttcgaaaaataaaaatgttattaaaagtgcaTCATCAGGGGACAAAACATGCCTTTAAATAGTtatcggtttcagccaacatatgaccaCACAGATTGAacttggcaaaataaaggacctttatggaaagcaaaacattctcttcatgatagtgcccattggtgatttttcaaatttcattcctcagttttccctatgttcattatactaatctTCTTATTTAGcatgcataacataaatattgaatgaatgacccattggaaaatgatatgatcacttgcaagttcatctgattagaaatatatttcaaaatatttgtcaaaccgttttgattgGGTAGTTacacgtgtagacggctcagagatgaactgtttgtcaaataccaaacattttcgaaattgttaggcaaactttgtgacggaatgtttctcgtgtagacgcaccattacttCACCTATCCTAATACTGGCCCAACATAGTTTTAATAACATTATACACAATTCCTTCTCATATAACCAACCCAGACTAAAATAGGTTGCATATCAGGCAGTGGTAAAAAAGAcccatgattttcttggcatttctcaGTGTCAAGGATGGCTTTGATTAGTGCTCTGTATTTAGAAAagtacgacagtgaggtcAGTGCACCATAGCGgttgaagtttgaaccttcatttttgctccaaaacaaagagtttaaatgcgtcccagagCCAAACTAAACACATCTTTGTGCCTTAAGGGGTAGTTCTAAGACTGAAATTACTTTGGAGGCATCAATAATTGCATTCACAGCAATACCAGATTCTAATtatgtgtttttcaatcaaaaatgtagaaatcaGCCATCTAAATGGTATCTGACTAGTTCAAAGTAGGTTTAAGGGtacctgaagggtagctaaagccgtgTATGACTCCTAGAACCACATATTTTTATCTTaatgagtttggtttggatatgggacgcatttgaaggcattgttttggaacaggattgaaggttcaaaactCAACTGCTATGGTACGCTGAGCTCAATGTCGTACTCTTGTAAATACAGAGCCATAGCATTTGATGAGTCTGTTCAACGCAACACTGCCCATcgaaaatcacgcaactaaagtaccaaaatcggactctgaaagtccgtttgagaaTTTGCCCATGCTATCATGGCTGTTATAAGTCTCTCATACTTTGCTTTTACCCCGTAGTCTCACGGAACTGTTAGGCCCAAAGTCGTGTGAAAAACCATTTTGGCCCAGCTTTGCAACCTCCATTACCCGAGAAAAAATGTGACGCAATCTGGTCACGATGAAAACATAGGATGCTGGAGGACGTCTTTTGGCGCGAGGGAATGACAGGGTTACCAATCCCGCTCAACCATCTCAAGTTGCATCCATCGAAAGAAAAAGGGCACCTCGGAATATGGTCGTATTCAATTGGTCGCGGTTATTTTCCAACATATGTATGCTCGAATGTTATAGCAAATCTGAGTAAGATTGCTGATCGGTTCATGTTCAATTCTGATACATAAACAAACCTGCATAAAATAACCATGAATCACGTTCCAAATTGCCGGCCATTTGTAACCAACACAGCTAAATTTAAACTTTGTTGTGTCTTCCAGCACTTCCGGCCTTTCGCGTGAGCAACTGTATTTTTAAGGGTTTAAACTAAACACTAGTTTAAACTACAGCTGACCATCGGATCCGGATCCGAATGCGATCGGATTGATCAACgattttcggattcggattcggtcggattgaGCGTTAAATCCGAATTCGGATTGAGGAATGGAAAAAGCGGATAGGATTCAGATCTGATCGGAATCGAAATTTCAGGATAAACTAAATGTAAGAAtgtatttattgcgagaagcattTCTCATTGGATAGATGTATATAAGTGGTACATGAATTTAAATTCAATTGTGTTCGCACATGGCGATTTGAAGCCCATTCTGGGATCAAGGGTTGCCATTCGAGGCAAATATCCACTGTAGAAGCGGggtttgggtgggtggggagacctgggatcgaacccatgaacccgaggtCAACTCGGTCACGCATTAGTCAgatgcgctacaaccatctccttTGCATgcaagtttgttttgaaaacggATTCTTTCAGAACTCTCAAGGGAAATTAAAGAACATTAGAGCTAAAAACGGAGAATATAACTACTATCTTGAAAGTTGTGGCAATccccaaaaaataaagaatcTCGAGATTTCAGAAAAGAAAAGTATTTGTGGTCTGCAATGTCAGTACTAGGGAAAGTAGTAGCATCCTTGAggcaaatattcaatggtgttTGTCAGGACATTACTCTTCCTTATGTAGTGCATTAAGACAAATGTGTATTCTAGgcatgtttaaaagtaaatgaaatgggaaagaaaaacaacactAAAAAATGTAGTAAAGAAGATCATTAAATGAAGCAGACGAATATTCCAGGATATAGTGTCAGAGAATAAGGAGGAATTTGGAGGAATTCCCTTAGGAAAATATATACTCTATATACTCACCCATGAGGATTTGAGTGGTAACCACAGTAAACTAATAAATAAGCAAATTTAACAGATTATGGAATATATTCAtcctttcaatgatttttttccatacATGAAATAATTTGCAACTTTCGCGTTCGCGACTGTTCTTTGATTACTACTCAATCTCGTCATTTCATAAAGTTCATGGGGCAGGAAATTTTTAGTTTGTCAAAGCTGAAtgagtttttgtttttaagtcATGCTTTCAAGTCTTGTTTTGAAGGGTGCAAAAAATCGGATTTGGATggaattgaggaaaaaaactcGGATTGTAAACGGATTAAGCATAAAATTTCggatttgaatggaattaaGAAAAATTATATCTGATTTGGCGAAAACTCGGATTCGGCGAAAACTCGGATTCGGGTTCGTTCGGATTGGGGAAAGCTCTCGGATCGGATTGAGAGGAAAATTTCGAATTCGGATTCTGTCgcattagaaaaaaaatgactctGAATCGCATTGAAAAATCACTTCGGATCAGATTTGAAGACCCTGTCGAATCCGATACACAGGTCTTTTCTAGACGGTGCAGACAATGGTCTTGAAAGGATTTATCAATTTTCACTTTGTCCTTGACGGCGCCTGAGCCTTTTCGTTTTTGTCTCACAGGCCATTGATCGTAAACTGTATATGTTTAGCAGAATTTTCTtgctttgaagagaaaaacgaTTGGCATTGGGCAAAATACAATTGAGAATGTGCATTGGTAACCCCAGATTTTCAACATTGGCTTTGGGTTTCCTTAGCGTTGACGAAAGTCAAGATTATACCaattaaaaccatttttcaaaaacgaaAAGGAGTCATTTATCCACCTTGTATTTTCCAGTGTTTACTTTCAATTGTTGGCTCtcgaaaaatgaattaaaaaatCCACCTTTTAGTGTTCACACTACAAATGACACCATAAGTCGACGACCGACAGTAAGGTAGAACTTTATTGGCAAATCAGTGAAAGGACCAGGCCTAATCAGATTGGAAACCGAAGCAATTCGAGcaaaaatacaatcaaatgATGACGCTTGTAGGTAGTATATCATAGAAACAATAATGATCTTGATAAATATGGCAAAGACTGAATCAGAAATGTTACATTGTAAATTGTTGGCCCGACAAATATGAGGGGGGTGGGGTATAAATTTAATTTTCGTAGAGGGGAGGATGGCTTTTTCATTTGGTGTTCAATTAGACATGTATTCCGACAATAAAGTACATCCAGATGGGCTATGATCGGACTAGTGGTAGTTGAGGAGGGAGGATCAGATGCTGCGGTAAGTTGTGTTGGTTTCATGTACAAAACATGGATAAATATTGGTGGTTTGATTGGCATTTGTAAATGTTGCTGTTAACAACAATGACAATAGGGGTTTGGCGGTATTATAGGATATTATGATTGTTTTATGGTCAGGCCGAATTCTCCTGATTTTGCGTAGTATAACAAACTGCATGGAAATATATAGTTTTGATCTATATATAGAAAGAGACGGAGAAAAGAGTGCAGGAGAGACAGGGAGAACGGGAAACCGAGGAATAGAAAAACCAGAAAGTCTCTGAAACGTCCAATTGGGATATTTGGGTCCGTGAAGACGCCCAGAAGATGCCTAAATGCAACGCGATTTTCTGGCGGGAAAATTCTTCCTCAATAGTCGGAGTCTCCATTTCCTATTTTGCTAGCACGATTCCACGCACTATAAAACACCCGTTTTGATGTTGCTAAATTGTAATGGGACAAAGTTTCCAAATGATAAGTGGCTGAACAGAGAAAGGGAAGAAAGGGAGAAGGAAAAATGCTAGGTAGCACGCTTTCTTGGTTTCTTAGGTCTGATTATCTCTTGTTATGATGATTGATGCGGATGACGTTCCATCGTCGCCTGGATCATCATTTTTAACAACACGATTGGCTATTATGTAACATATGAATCTTTGCCTTGTACTGAAGCATTTGAAGATCTGGCTAGTTCCCAACTTGCTTTTTATCATGCCTCGGTTTCTCCTTTTAGTCTTAGACGGGCAAAATCCTCAAAGATGATGTCATCATCTTGGTCTGCGTAACACGCCGTAACATCACTGCAATTGTCAAGGTTGTTGTATGTGAAGACTATCGAAACGCTCGTCCGAAATTACATGGATAAGTGACTTACGTATCAAGCTGTATTAGATTGGTGTCAATGGCCGGGTCATTGTTCTCGCCATTTTCCTTAGCGCTTAGGTCTGTGGATTTGTGGGATCCGGAGGAAGATGAAGGACGGTCTGTATCGTCCGGTTTAGGATGCATGAGCGTAAACGGAAGTTCAGCCACCAATTCGCTGCAACCAAGAACGTGTGGGGTTGGCCAAGTTTTAAATACCACAAGATTGTGTGCCCCTTCACAAAGTCAACGTGACATAAAGAATGACATCAAAGTCATGACCCCTTCAATCTCAGTATGTAAAGCAAGAACAAGAGCCCCTATAAACCATAAGTATCAAATTTTTGATAAATTCACtcttcaaattaaaaaaatggattaCGTATTACTTGAGGCATACGCATTACTTGTCTAACAGATCAGGGTCTTAATTATTGAACTCCGTCTTGGTATGCTTTTGAGCTAAACATGTGGTTGTAAGGAGTTCCATAACCTTAAACTTGGCTCACATCAGCCTACCCTAGCATACCCTAAGAGGGAGTAGGGCTTGGTATAAAAATCACAACTGAAGTGTCTTTAACAAAATCCTGTTTGTAAGTGAACCAAGATCTCCCGATCCGATCATCACACTGTCAGTTACCTTTATCAGGGTCTTGAGGAATTGTGCAACCCTTCTTGATCAGACTGACGGGCAATTTTTTAATAATTTGGCCTTTCTTCCCAGCCTTAATAAGTTTCTCTGAATGACCAGGCAACCGTTGTTCTATAGGCTCTACTAATTATTCTTGTTTCTCCTTCACTACCTCGTCACGAAACTTCCTAACTTCACGATCATTTGCTTTCTGAGTAATGCTAATCAAATTGTTACAATTTCAGCTTGTGCGGCAAGTTGTTTGAAATCACGCAAAATGTAGTGGGGGGGGTCAAAATTCGAGTAATATCTCACACCCACTAAATTAATTATTAAATACCACCTTCAGTCGATGCAGATcagaattttccattttcctaCAAACATTCTTAATTTTTTCTTCGTCCCATTCAGTGATCTACGTTGTTGTGTCTTATGTAAGGATCGCCATGGCATTCATCCCCGGGCGGCCGGCTTACTTTGTGGGCTATGAGATTTTAGAGTTTTATATACTTTTTGAGCAGGTTTGgagaattttgatttgaagttaTACATTGTGTGATTATTCAGAACTATTTCAACAGTAGAGCAAAAGCTTCAAATTCCAAGTCTTTAAGAAAGATCTGTAAGGGAAATGCAATGGAGCAATTGACTTCCAAGCTATCCTGAACCAACCACTCTCGGCTTCATAGATTCAACCCTAGGTCTAATCCTAAGTAAAAACAAATTCTCAAACTGAGTTAACTTTGATATAGGAACTCTTTCCACGTCAATATCCTGAATTCACGCTATCAAAAATTCACTAGAACGATTaaacgaattgaaatcagATCCTCTGAGCCATGAGATGAATGTTAAGTTCCGGGAATTCTTGCTTGAAGTAAGTGTATGCTAATGGCTCTTACAGATTGCCTATCATTTATTTAAAGTCCATCTCACTAGAAACTGTCATTCGTGCTTACCCACTCAAGGACCCCAAGAAGAGCTTCACCTTCACCTTGTATTGGACTAATATgcccaagttttctttttgggcCATATCCGTGACTCTGAAAGAAAATCAGAAGCTGATAAAAACACGGCTTTAGATGAGCAGATGCAGGTCTGCACTTTGAGGACTTGGGCTCGTCGTCAATTGACCAATGGCCAACATAGAAACATTATAGGAAAGCAACAAATCGAGGTTAAAACTCACAGAGTCGAAGAAGCCAAGTTGGTATCTTCGTGCTTAAGTTGTCCATCAAGGGCCAGGCCCCACTTGTCTTTGTTGTTGGCCAAGAGTGGTACCATTGTGTACACCTTGTTCAACGTGGATCCCGAGCCAAGCGGAAAGCCATCTCTGCAGAGAAATGAATATGTGAGAGTGGAACAATCTTATCTCGATGAGAACTGGATGTTCCCCATCGATATagctaaaaaaaaaccgctctATTTCAACTCACTCGCTTTCAATTTCGGACACGGTGCATTTGTATTGTGCTGTTGAAAAGAGACATATGTCGGCAAACTGTCTCACCGACACCTTGATCTTCTTGACGGCCTTGTTcgaattgttttgaatatgaaCGTTGACGGAAATCGTCTCACCGTGGTAGTACAACTGAAAAAAGGCGAAGGCCAAGCGTTAAGACAGGAGCTTTCACTTCAAACAGGATGTAAGCTCAAGCCAAAGATAAGGTTGCACCTTCTAGCTCGCTTCCCGTTAGAAGATACAGATAGGCTACTAGTAATGCAACATagtatttctttcaaaaactcaCTTCTTTGTCTAGAGAAACTTCCAAATGCAATTTACTCGGAGACATCATAAATTCCTTGCTGACTTCTACGGATGGCTGTTCTCCGGGTTTACTAGGCGCATACATCACTTTCCGGATGGCCAAACGCACTGAGTTCCTTGAAATTAACACAAAACGAGAGGTTAGGCACTCAAGTCATCCGCACTAACGCGATAAATACAGGTTAGCTTACCTCTTGTGAGGCTTGTCCTCCGCCGTCTCACCCACAAATGCCTTGAGTTCATAATCTATGCCGCAGGGTTTGCCCGTATCACCGGGGGCAGGCTGAAGCGTGACACTAGCCGGACAATGAGGGGGAAGTTCAAAAAAGAACGGATAGGCATGATCGCCTAGTTTTTTGATCAGTCGTTCCTGAAACATGCATTTATTATGAGTTCATGACCAGCCAAGTCACCAAACTGGTTAACGAATGCAAGGACGGTATTCCTACACCCATCCTATTTCCATTACCTGTAACCGCGTTAAAGGCcgcttttgtttttcttctagCGGGTAGATTTGGGCCGAAGCTAAGTAGAGGTCTTTACGAAAGGTCAGTCCTAATACATCCAGGTCTTCTCGACCATAACGGAAGGCAGCCAACACATGGCCATACACTTTGCGGTCCTTCAAGTATTCGGGATCCACCAAGACCACACCATCTACACAATGACAGAGACAAAGTTAAAAGGTGAGCCAATATGGCTGAAGAAGCATGAGTCAATGAGCAGGATAAGTGAGGGCAAGTACGAGTGATCCCAACGGGCTCACCTATGGGATCCACATGACTGATATGGTCCACGAAGTCTCGGCGGCCCAAGTAGACCGTGATTTTTCCATTGGGCGAGCCCTTTTTGAAGACTCTGTAAAGAACCAGATATTGGCGAGTGTCTACCCTCAAAAGTAGGGAGTGGGGGTCGGAATCTAATCTATGGGGGCAGGACTCACCTCGTGCCTTGTTTCTTGCCGCTTGACATGGTGCAAAACAATGGGCGTATCTGACTGATAAGTCAATCCAACCCACACCCTTGGTGAGTGTAACTGGCTCAGCAATCGAGCCTGGACAGGCTGGACAGGGCCACGGCCGAAGTTAATGGCTATCCGGCCCTCAACCTGCCTTTCGtcttccaccacatggatCGCACGATCACGAAACAGGGATCACCTGGGCCAGGCCCACTTATCAGCAATGATCGGGTCTCTCAAGTGCGTTCACTGGCCCACCCGCCCGCCCACCGGATTGAGCCGGACAGTCTGTCTCGGACTGAACCACCGCGGTTCAATGGTTCAGCCCagtcagagagagagagagagagagaggcccCCAATCAATGATCAAGGAGTAGGACGTGGGACGGAGGACGTAGGAGCCACTCCTCTAAGAGGTCAGTAAACCAGGCCTCAAGTCAACAGTCACAGGGTATGGATGCTTGGCTGGCTGGTAGGGAGAGGCCAAAAACAGAGGCTTGTCACTCCGGCCCTAGATCCCTCAAGCACCGCCCACTTAGCACCGGTACGCACTTAGGAACAAGGACTAGGCTTGGGCCACGACAGGtcctcactcattcactcactcactccttgACTCAGGGGTCACTGACAGACTGGCGATGCGAGAAGGCGGGCCAAGGGGCGGGAAAAAGGCGACACCACCCAAATGCTGATCCTCCTTGGTCACCCGCTGAGACGAATCGTAATTGGGAGGGGGTTCTCGGGATGAGATTGTCTGCGC encodes:
- the LOC131879099 gene encoding beta-arrestin-1-like is translated as MSSGKKQGTRVFKKGSPNGKITVYLGRRDFVDHISHVDPIDGVVLVDPEYLKDRKVYGHVLAAFRYGREDLDVLGLTFRKDLYLASAQIYPLEEKQKRPLTRLQERLIKKLGDHAYPFFFELPPHCPASVTLQPAPGDTGKPCGIDYELKAFVGETAEDKPHKRNSVRLAIRKVMYAPSKPGEQPSVEVSKEFMMSPSKLHLEVSLDKELYYHGETISVNVHIQNNSNKAVKKIKVSVRQFADICLFSTAQYKCTVSEIESEDGFPLGSGSTLNKVYTMVPLLANNKDKWGLALDGQLKHEDTNLASSTLVTDMAQKENLGILVQYKVKVKLFLGSLSGELVAELPFTLMHPKPDDTDRPSSSSGSHKSTDLSAKENGENNDPAIDTNLIQLDTDVTACYADQDDDIIFEDFARLRLKGETEA